In Zea mays cultivar B73 chromosome 7, Zm-B73-REFERENCE-NAM-5.0, whole genome shotgun sequence, the following proteins share a genomic window:
- the LOC100193910 gene encoding 60S ribosomal protein L34, with amino-acid sequence MVQRLTYRKRHSYATKSNQTRVVKTPGGKLVYQYTKKRASGPKCPVTGKKIQGIPHLRPAEYKRSRLSRNRRTVNRPYGGVLSGTAVRERIIRAFLVEEQKIVKKVLKLQKTKDKTSSKK; translated from the exons ATGGTGCAGCGTCTGACCTACCGCAAGCGGCACAGCTATGCCACGAAGTCCAACCAGACGCGGGTCGTCAAGACCCCTG GTGGCAAGCTCGTGTACCAGTACACCAAGAAGAGAGCCAGCGGGCCCAAGTGTCCCGTGACCGGGAAGAAGATCCAGGGC ATTCCCCATCTGAGGCCAGCTGAGTACAAAAGGTCCAGGTTGTCTAGGAACCGCAGAACTGTGAACCGTCCCTATGGGGGAGTACTATCTGGAACTGCAGTTAGAGAAAG GATCATCCGTGCTTTCCTGGTTGAAGAGCAGAAGATTGTCAAGAAGGTGTTGAAATTACAGAAGACCAAAGACAAGACTTCCTCAAAAAAGTAA